In the genome of Rhodoferax sp. BAB1, one region contains:
- a CDS encoding fatty acid desaturase family protein — protein sequence MDHAPHPQNSAGAGQAIARRGEEFRDDLRTPGSRNAQARRLLSAEELAPLTTLSDSRSMLAVMQTVLLAACGMVLALSAWPTPWWWAGGLAGLMLIGVAQHGLFILAHEAAHYRLLSNRALNDGLGRLIGMSGGVSMCTYRVTHRLHHNNLYGPEDPDTAIHGGYPRGQAYLWKKLAQDLIGWNAWKTYAYFFGSPAINEDTKRRISPLDDTSPQLRAAARRDRWGVAAFHLLAPVCATLIGGLDGLLIYLALWTLPLLTTLQPILRLRAICEHGAVRDLTSPLTAARTNRTWGSVGNWLGRFFLFPHHVNYHLEHHLYPAVPHYNLPRLHRLLMAKNALHEAEVRDLAETWTQIFAARRPRDASPH from the coding sequence ATGGACCATGCCCCGCACCCGCAGAACAGCGCTGGAGCAGGGCAGGCCATCGCCAGGAGGGGCGAGGAGTTTCGCGACGATCTGCGTACGCCGGGCAGCCGTAATGCCCAGGCCCGACGCCTGCTGTCGGCCGAGGAACTGGCACCGCTCACCACCCTGTCGGATAGCCGCTCGATGCTGGCCGTGATGCAGACGGTGCTGCTGGCTGCATGCGGCATGGTCCTGGCCCTGTCCGCATGGCCAACGCCGTGGTGGTGGGCGGGTGGCCTGGCCGGCTTGATGTTGATCGGTGTGGCCCAGCACGGGCTCTTCATCCTGGCGCACGAGGCCGCGCATTACCGTCTGCTGTCCAACCGTGCACTCAACGATGGGCTGGGCCGCCTGATCGGCATGAGCGGCGGTGTCTCCATGTGCACCTACCGTGTCACGCACCGCCTGCACCACAACAACCTCTATGGCCCCGAAGACCCGGACACGGCCATCCACGGCGGTTATCCGCGCGGCCAGGCCTATCTGTGGAAAAAACTGGCGCAGGATCTGATCGGCTGGAACGCCTGGAAAACCTACGCCTACTTCTTCGGCTCGCCGGCCATCAACGAGGACACGAAGCGGCGCATCTCCCCGCTGGACGACACCTCGCCGCAACTGCGCGCCGCGGCCCGGCGCGATCGCTGGGGCGTGGCGGCCTTCCATCTTCTGGCGCCTGTCTGCGCCACGCTGATCGGCGGCCTCGACGGCCTGCTGATCTACCTGGCCCTGTGGACCCTGCCGCTGCTTACGACGCTGCAGCCCATCCTGCGCCTGCGGGCCATTTGCGAACACGGTGCGGTGCGCGACCTCACATCGCCCCTGACGGCGGCGCGCACCAACCGGACCTGGGGCAGCGTGGGCAACTGGCTTGGGCGTTTTTTCCTGTTCCCGCACCACGTGAACTACCACCTGGAACACCACCTGTATCCGGCCGTGCCCCATTACAACCTGCCACGCCTGCACCGGTTGCTGATGGCAAAGAACGCCTTGCATGAAGCCGAGGTGCGTGACCTGGCCGAAACCTGGACCCAGATCTTTGCAGCACGCAGGCCGCGGGACGCCAGCCCACATTAA
- a CDS encoding SDR family oxidoreductase: MIKDFAGKTAVLTGAGSGFGLECARIGARLGMKLVLADVQQDALERAAAEMKATGAEVLAQQVDVSDAAQMEHLARRVQERFGAPHFVFNNAGVGAGGLVWENTVQDWQWVLGVNLWGVIHGVRLFTPMMLEAAQKDPSYRGHIVNTASMAGLLNPPNMGVYNVSKHAVVSLSETLYQDLALVTEQVGASVLCPYFVPTGIHQSERNRPDELAMAKPTRSQLIGQAMSDKAVSSGKVTAAEVAQKVFDAMAAGQFYIYSHPKAIASVQTRLEDIMQARNPTDPFAHKPELGEELRRALRAATG, encoded by the coding sequence ATGATCAAGGATTTCGCCGGCAAGACCGCTGTGCTGACCGGTGCCGGTTCCGGTTTCGGGCTGGAGTGCGCGCGCATCGGCGCCCGTCTGGGCATGAAACTGGTACTCGCCGATGTGCAGCAGGACGCGCTGGAGCGTGCCGCCGCCGAGATGAAAGCGACCGGCGCCGAGGTGCTGGCCCAGCAGGTCGACGTCTCGGATGCCGCCCAGATGGAGCATCTCGCACGCCGTGTTCAGGAGCGCTTCGGTGCACCGCATTTCGTGTTCAACAATGCCGGCGTGGGCGCAGGCGGCCTGGTCTGGGAAAACACCGTGCAGGATTGGCAGTGGGTGCTGGGCGTCAACCTCTGGGGCGTGATCCACGGCGTGCGCCTGTTCACGCCCATGATGCTGGAGGCCGCGCAGAAGGATCCGTCCTACCGCGGCCACATTGTCAACACGGCCAGCATGGCTGGCCTGCTGAACCCGCCCAATATGGGCGTCTACAACGTCAGCAAGCATGCCGTGGTCTCGCTCAGCGAGACGCTGTACCAGGACCTGGCGCTGGTGACGGAGCAGGTGGGCGCCTCGGTGCTGTGCCCCTATTTCGTGCCCACCGGCATCCACCAGAGCGAACGCAACCGGCCGGACGAACTGGCCATGGCCAAGCCCACCCGCAGCCAGCTCATCGGCCAGGCCATGAGCGACAAGGCGGTGAGCTCGGGCAAGGTGACGGCGGCCGAGGTGGCGCAGAAGGTCTTCGATGCCATGGCGGCGGGCCAGTTCTACATCTACAGCCACCCCAAGGCCATTGCCTCGGTGCAGACGCGCCTGGAAGACATCATGCAGGCGCGCAACCCGACCGATCCTTTTGCCCACAAACCCGAACTGGGCGAGGAACTGCGCCGGGCGCTGCGTGCCGCCACGGGCTGA
- a CDS encoding putative bifunctional diguanylate cyclase/phosphodiesterase: MEQKTREPILTALSQGLISVANAISRGLDRISNAIAFNGIPLAIALVSLAALFLWPNLYRSQSEVQFELQVLEPSATPLAVEDAKARLATAPTSKFYKTNLSELPIWFGFKVPDLGSGPQPRLIEFPSKHAVELQCWEGQSLSPIGGTTGHGHEQTIYRAMAGHAMPISLSVRDVICRGSFVGPARLSAELWDRDRFDIAIRDYHRKSGLIDGGILVLAVFVLITAILNRQRLYLVFAAWLIVTVRLSATAGGWDDQWLNHAVPPDWLPQGRSFTRAAWALLTVTLFKELFIEDLRRMRYALPITILQWLCMALFMAAAFLPRHIFLPTMWALGAVWAPFFVYVLGRIVIVNRNRVAILYAASLGVTMISTLFDIFAASMGTKGLDESLNTVIVTLASALLISLAIAEQMRQEHKARLAAQAQLQHAYDVLPIGMFTLDLQGRFTSINPALRKMLGSRAFKTTHNTWQQYFGADIWQQLLDLVQNRQDGDIEIRSQMDVTGFEAPRRYLVKAALSGDKIEGSLQDVTDKSIAAEELNFLADNDALTKVLNRRGVEKAFNEAVAAVDDAHPLALAYLDLDRFKLINDLYGHNAGDEVLRQVCHRVNSLLAGHMRLGRVGGDEFVILLPDTRMPLATVISRGIIDSIDDKPFRVGEKAFYVRGSIGLIEVSPGTQFKEVLSTSDRACREAKTGQYRGLVVYEHGSPAFKEHQAEIRLIGELSASENIAGLYLEMQPIMSLTRPNDALNFEVLLRMRDTAGELVPVSRVIAAAEDSGRMSKIDHWVLTTTLAWLDQHRAKLLRTQFVCINLSGASLNDEEFMLEVFDMLRRNSHISSFLCIEITESIALHDLKNTRRFIDKVRGYGARVALDDFGAGYTSFSYLKELPADLLKIDGSFVVNMNQHPANVSIVEAIVNLARNLGMKTIAEWAEDAATVQALAEIGVDYVQGYAVARPMAPEKLLEVSSAASFIKNVELLHFVEAQDRQNNPLAQLDLLIDSDKQSPPKIH; encoded by the coding sequence ATGGAACAAAAAACAAGGGAACCGATCTTGACAGCACTGTCACAAGGGCTGATATCCGTAGCGAACGCGATTTCCCGAGGCTTGGATCGCATATCCAACGCCATCGCGTTCAATGGGATTCCTCTTGCGATTGCCCTGGTCTCGTTGGCCGCGCTGTTCCTTTGGCCCAATCTCTACCGTAGCCAATCCGAGGTTCAATTCGAACTCCAGGTGCTCGAGCCTTCAGCCACCCCGCTGGCGGTGGAAGACGCCAAGGCCCGTCTTGCCACGGCGCCAACGAGCAAGTTCTACAAAACCAACCTGTCCGAGCTTCCGATCTGGTTCGGTTTTAAGGTCCCGGACCTGGGATCAGGGCCCCAGCCCAGGTTGATCGAATTCCCGTCCAAGCATGCTGTAGAACTTCAATGCTGGGAGGGGCAGAGCCTCAGCCCTATCGGTGGCACGACGGGTCACGGCCATGAGCAGACCATCTACCGCGCCATGGCGGGGCATGCGATGCCTATCTCCCTGTCTGTCCGCGATGTGATCTGCCGCGGTTCATTTGTCGGGCCCGCCAGACTGAGTGCGGAATTGTGGGATCGCGACCGGTTCGATATAGCGATCCGGGACTACCACCGCAAGTCAGGCCTGATCGATGGCGGGATATTGGTCCTGGCCGTTTTTGTGCTGATCACCGCGATCTTGAACCGACAGCGTCTTTATCTGGTCTTCGCTGCGTGGCTGATCGTGACGGTACGGCTAAGCGCCACCGCTGGCGGCTGGGATGACCAGTGGCTCAACCATGCGGTGCCACCCGACTGGTTGCCCCAGGGACGCTCATTTACTCGCGCGGCGTGGGCCTTGTTGACGGTCACTCTATTCAAAGAGCTGTTCATCGAGGATCTTCGCAGGATGCGCTATGCGCTTCCGATCACGATACTCCAGTGGCTATGCATGGCGCTTTTCATGGCGGCCGCTTTCCTGCCGAGGCACATATTTTTGCCGACGATGTGGGCCCTGGGAGCTGTCTGGGCGCCCTTTTTCGTTTATGTCCTGGGGCGGATTGTGATCGTGAATCGCAACCGGGTTGCCATCCTTTACGCGGCGTCGCTTGGCGTCACCATGATATCGACCCTGTTCGATATCTTTGCCGCATCGATGGGGACCAAGGGGCTAGATGAATCCCTCAACACGGTCATCGTCACCTTGGCTTCGGCGCTTCTGATTTCCCTGGCGATTGCCGAACAGATGCGACAGGAGCACAAAGCACGGCTGGCGGCCCAGGCCCAGTTGCAGCATGCGTACGACGTCCTCCCCATCGGCATGTTCACCCTGGATCTGCAGGGCCGCTTCACGAGCATCAATCCCGCCTTGCGCAAGATGCTGGGGTCGCGCGCCTTCAAGACGACGCACAACACCTGGCAGCAGTATTTCGGGGCCGACATCTGGCAACAACTGCTCGACCTGGTGCAGAACCGGCAGGACGGTGATATCGAGATCCGCAGCCAGATGGACGTGACCGGCTTCGAGGCGCCGCGCCGTTACCTGGTCAAGGCGGCCCTCTCCGGTGACAAGATCGAAGGTTCCCTGCAGGATGTGACCGACAAGTCCATTGCCGCCGAGGAGCTGAACTTCCTGGCGGATAACGATGCGCTGACCAAGGTGCTGAACCGGCGTGGTGTCGAGAAGGCCTTCAACGAGGCGGTGGCGGCCGTCGATGATGCGCACCCCCTGGCCCTGGCTTACCTGGACCTGGACCGCTTCAAGCTCATCAACGATCTCTACGGCCACAATGCGGGTGACGAGGTGCTGCGGCAGGTCTGCCACCGCGTCAACAGCCTGCTGGCCGGCCATATGCGGCTGGGGCGTGTCGGCGGGGACGAGTTCGTCATCCTGCTGCCCGACACGCGCATGCCGCTGGCCACGGTGATCAGCCGCGGCATCATCGACAGCATCGACGACAAGCCTTTCCGCGTGGGAGAGAAGGCCTTCTATGTGCGCGGTTCCATCGGCCTGATCGAGGTCAGCCCGGGCACGCAGTTCAAGGAAGTCCTTTCCACCTCCGACCGCGCCTGCCGCGAAGCCAAGACCGGCCAGTACCGCGGACTGGTCGTGTACGAGCATGGTTCGCCCGCCTTCAAGGAACATCAGGCCGAGATCCGCCTCATCGGCGAGCTCTCCGCCAGTGAAAACATCGCCGGCCTCTATCTGGAGATGCAGCCCATCATGTCGCTGACGCGTCCGAACGATGCGCTCAACTTCGAGGTGCTGCTGCGCATGCGCGATACCGCCGGAGAGCTGGTGCCCGTCAGCCGCGTGATTGCAGCGGCCGAGGACAGCGGGCGCATGAGCAAGATCGACCACTGGGTCCTGACCACCACCCTGGCCTGGTTGGACCAGCACCGTGCCAAGCTGCTGCGCACCCAGTTCGTCTGCATCAACCTCAGCGGCGCCTCGCTCAACGACGAGGAGTTCATGCTGGAAGTGTTCGACATGCTGCGTCGCAACAGCCACATCTCCAGCTTCCTGTGCATCGAGATCACCGAGAGCATTGCCCTGCATGACCTGAAGAACACGCGTCGTTTCATCGACAAGGTGCGTGGTTATGGCGCCCGGGTGGCGCTGGACGACTTCGGCGCCGGCTACACCTCCTTCTCCTACCTCAAGGAGTTGCCCGCGGACCTGCTCAAGATCGACGGCAGTTTTGTCGTCAACATGAACCAGCATCCGGCCAATGTGTCCATCGTCGAGGCCATCGTCAACCTGGCACGCAACCTCGGCATGAAGACCATTGCCGAATGGGCCGAGGATGCGGCCACGGTCCAGGCCCTGGCGGAGATCGGCGTGGACTACGTGCAGGGTTATGCGGTGGCCCGCCCCATGGCGCCCGAGAAGCTGCTGGAGGTCTCCTCGGCTGCCAGCTTCATCAAGAACGTCGAACTGCTGCACTTCGTCGAGGCGCAGGACCGGCAGAACAACCCGCTGGCCCAGCTCGATCTGCTGATCGACAGCGACAAGCAGTCGCCGCCCAAGATCCACTGA